In Mytilus trossulus isolate FHL-02 chromosome 6, PNRI_Mtr1.1.1.hap1, whole genome shotgun sequence, a single window of DNA contains:
- the LOC134722758 gene encoding uncharacterized protein LOC134722758 — protein sequence MHTASASVFSNLPGLDRFCSLSDNVIQCNIHVVNFLDFRDIRKLLSDLSGTAVVILNITCGDVGQLRLPWPMKSRNINELWVDGCHVHGFHEFDLSMADVPDRMVKLKLKNSVIESSVFDTLSIFSKESFDCGQQTLSYLVMQNISYELILEPKDITGLESKGVIMDAGDVLLPNKEPLTKMCNYKDLEKIDISNSVDGMTYFILPLQNSEFPKLTHFNMSNNSLLSFPDLMMNWEVTFPNLESLDLSSNELDNIDFSSSTTASKRHKPLFMNLRNNLFVNVPPIVSQLLQRPVPILVDMGDNPLVCGCDTLLYKKYLQSVIKTYPIIENLQNTTCLQKSGQKTKILELEVNNC from the coding sequence atgCATACCGCATCAGCTtcagtattttcaaatttgccAGGATTAGATAGATTCTGTAGTCTCAGTGACAATGTTATTCAATGCAACATTCATGTAGTAAATTTTCTAGATTTCAGAGACATTCGGAAACTTTTGTCTGATCTTTCGGGTACTGCTGTTGTTATTCTAAATATAACATGCGGAGATGTTGGTCAGTTACGATTACCATGGCCAATGAAATCAAGGAATATAAACGAACTTTGGGTAGATGGCTGTCACGTGCATGGTTTTCATGAATTCGATTTATCAATGGCTGATGTTCCAGATCGAAtggttaaattgaaattaaaaaatagtgTAATAGAAAGTAGTGTTTTTGATACGCTTAGCATTTTTTCTAAGGAATCTTTCGATTGTGGACAACAAACTTTAAGTTATCTGGTAATGCAAAATATCAGTTATGAACTTATTTTGGAGCCTAAAGATATCACCGGTTTAGAATCGAAAGGCGTTATAATGGACGCTGGAGATGTTTTGCTGCCGAATAAGGAgccattaacaaaaatgtgtaattATAAAGATCTTGAAAAAATCGATATCAGTAACAGTGTTGATGGAATGACATATTTTATTCTTCCTCTACAAAACTCAGAATTTCCAAAATTAACACATTTCAATATGTCTAATAATAGCCTTTTGTCGTTTCCAGATTTGATGATGAATTGGGAAGTGACTTTTCCAAATTTGGAATCATTAGATTTATCCTCCAATGAACTGGATAATATAGACTTTAGTTCTAGTACAACTGCAAGCAAAAGACACAAACCACTGTTTATGAATTTGAGGAACAATCTCTTTGTGAACGTTCCGCCTATAGTAAGTCAACTTCTACAAAGACCCGTCCCTATACTTGTGGACATGGGAGATAATCCACTGGTGTGTGGCTGTGATACattactttataaaaaatatttacagagTGTCATTAAAACGTATCCAATCATCgaaaatctacaaaatacaaCGTGTTTACAAAAGTCAGGACAGAAAACCAAGATCTTGGAACTTGAGGTCAATAATTGTTAA